One genomic region from Ovis canadensis isolate MfBH-ARS-UI-01 breed Bighorn chromosome 24, ARS-UI_OviCan_v2, whole genome shotgun sequence encodes:
- the HBQ1 gene encoding hemoglobin subunit theta-1 — MVLAPADRAAVLALWRKLGTNVGIYTTEALERTFVAFPSSKTYFLHLNLSPGSAQVRAHGQKVANALVLAVNHLDDLPCTLSYLRELHTHKLRVDPVFFKLLCHCLLVTLARHYPGDFSPNMHASLVRFLNHVISALAPSSG; from the exons ATGGTGCTGGCGCCGGCGGACCGCGCTGCAGTGCTCGCGTTGTGGCGGAAGCTCGGGACCAACGTCGGCATCTACACGACGGAGGCCCTGGAGAG GACCTTCGTGGCCTTCCCTTCCTCCAAGACCTACTTCCTTCACCTAAACTTGAGCCCCGGCTCCGCCCAGGTCAGAGCCCACGGCCAGAAGGTGGCCAACGCGCTGGTCCTGGCCGTGAACCACCTGGACGACCTGCCGTGCACCCTGTCGTACCTTCGCGAGCTGCACACGCACAAGCTGCGCGTGGACCCGGTCTTTTTCAAG CTGCTGTGCCACTGCCTGCTGGTGACCCTCGCCCGGCACTACCCCGGAGACTTCAGCCCCAACATGCACGCTTCACTGGTCAGGTTTCTGAACCACGTGATCTCGGCGCTGGCCCCCAGCAGTGGCTAA
- the LOC138429202 gene encoding hemoglobin subunit alpha-1 has protein sequence MVLSAADKSNVKAAWGKVGGNAGAYGAEALERMFLSFPTTKTYFPHFDLSHGSAQVKGHGEKVAAALTKAVGHLDDLPGTLSDLSDLHAHKLRVDPVNFKLLSHTLLVTLACHHPNDFTPAVHASLDKFLANVSTVLTSKYR, from the exons ATGGTGCTGTCTGCCGCCGACAAGTCCAATGTCAAGGCCGCCTGGGGCAAGGTTGGCGGCAACGCTGGAGCTTATGGCGCAGAGGCTCTGGAGAG GATGTTCCTGAGCTTCCCCACCACCAAGACCTACTTCCCCCACTTCGACCTGAGCCACGGCTCCGCCCAGGTCAAGGGCCACGGCGAGAAGGTGGCCGCCGCGCTGACCAAAGCGGTGGGCCACCTGGACGACCTGCCCGGTACCCTGTCTGATCTGAGTGACCTGCACGCCCACAAGCTGCGTGTGGACCCGGTCAACTTCAAG CTTCTGAGCCACACCCTGCTGGTGACCCTGGCCTGCCACCACCCCAATGATTTCACCCCCGCGGTCCACGCCTCCCTGGACAAGTTCTTGGCCAACGTGAGCACCGTGCTGACCTCCAAATACCGTTAA